A single genomic interval of halophilic archaeon DL31 harbors:
- a CDS encoding V-type ATP synthase subunit D (TIGRFAM: ATPase, V1/A1 complex, subunit D~HAMAP: V-type ATP synthase subunit D~KEGG: hbo:Hbor_28540 h(+)-transporting ATP synthase, vacuolar type, subunit D~PFAM: ATPase, V1/A1 complex, subunit D) → MAEDVKPTRKNLMAIEDRIDLSERGHDTLEQKRDGLIMEFMDILDQAQDIRNELDADYERAQQKLDMARAMEGDVAVRGAAAALKEHPEITTQSKNIMGVVVPQIESSKVRKSLDQRGYGLLGSSARIDETADAYEELLESIILAAEVETAMQKMLEEIETTKRRVNALEFKLLPELYENQDYIEQKLEEQEREEIFRLKKIKDKKEEEEAEAEAEAAESEREQPVSAD, encoded by the coding sequence ATGGCCGAGGACGTCAAACCGACCCGGAAGAACCTCATGGCGATTGAGGACCGCATCGATCTCTCCGAGCGGGGTCACGACACCCTCGAACAGAAACGGGACGGCCTCATCATGGAGTTCATGGATATTCTGGATCAGGCCCAGGACATCCGCAACGAACTCGACGCTGACTACGAGCGCGCCCAGCAGAAACTTGACATGGCCCGAGCCATGGAGGGCGACGTTGCCGTCCGCGGCGCCGCTGCGGCGCTGAAAGAACACCCCGAGATCACGACCCAGTCCAAGAACATCATGGGTGTCGTAGTCCCGCAGATCGAGTCCTCGAAGGTCCGGAAATCTCTGGACCAGCGTGGCTACGGCTTGCTTGGCTCCTCGGCGCGCATCGACGAGACCGCCGATGCTTACGAGGAACTCCTCGAGTCCATCATCCTCGCCGCCGAGGTCGAGACGGCGATGCAGAAGATGCTCGAAGAGATCGAGACCACCAAGCGCCGCGTCAACGCACTGGAGTTCAAACTGCTTCCCGAACTCTACGAGAACCAGGACTATATCGAGCAGAAACTCGAGGAGCAGGAGCGTGAAGAAATCTTCCGGCTGAAGAAGATCAAGGACAAAAAAGAGGAAGAAGAGGCCGAAGCCGAGGCCGAAGCGGCAGAGTCCGAACGCGAACAGCCTGTCTCCGCCGACTGA
- a CDS encoding hypothetical protein (KEGG: hbo:Hbor_28530 hypothetical protein) produces the protein MACPECDAPVVAFTVPESLRAYAPDEHTILCTRCLRTAPAGDDDPAPAADADFSPVSAAFPSGRAGVPFALALGKLGSLALERAAIETLCEETERAGADVWLALNRLAHEEALDPHFDLPRRTEQLSSFR, from the coding sequence GTGGCCTGCCCGGAGTGTGACGCGCCGGTCGTCGCATTCACCGTTCCCGAGTCACTCCGGGCGTACGCCCCCGACGAGCACACGATTCTCTGTACGCGCTGTCTGCGGACGGCGCCAGCCGGGGATGATGACCCTGCCCCCGCTGCCGACGCCGATTTCTCCCCGGTTTCAGCTGCGTTCCCGAGCGGTCGCGCCGGCGTCCCGTTTGCACTCGCACTCGGGAAACTCGGCTCGCTGGCGCTGGAGCGAGCGGCCATCGAGACACTCTGTGAAGAAACCGAACGCGCCGGCGCGGACGTGTGGCTGGCACTCAACCGATTGGCTCACGAAGAAGCCCTCGACCCGCATTTCGATCTGCCCCGCAGAACCGAGCAGCTCTCTTCCTTCCGGTAG
- a CDS encoding Peptide chain release factor subunit 1 (TIGRFAM: Peptide chain release factor eRF/aRF subunit 1~HAMAP: Peptide chain release factor subunit 1~KEGG: hla:Hlac_0170 peptide chain release factor 1~PFAM: eRF1 domain 2; eRF1 domain 1; eRF1 domain 3) — translation MAVDDTASETTFVAGLHSQQVLTRVGTYFTVMSTDADQGSEDRRKYEFRKVLEELQNFEGSGTQLVTIYIPEDRLVSDVVAHVTQEHSEAANIKSKQTRTNVQDALTSIKDRLRYYDTKPPDNGMVIFSGAINAGGGQTEMITRTLESPPNPVESFRYHCDSDFLIEPLEHMMADAGLYGLIVLDRREANVGWLKGKRVEPVKSASSLVPGKQRKGGQSAQRFARLRLEAIDNFYQEIAEMADDLFVPKRHELDGILIGGPSPTKDEFIDGDYLHHELQDKVLGKFDVSYTDESGLYDLVDAGQEALADQELVDDKNQMEEFFKNLHTGGEATYGLGPTRENLIMGSVDRLLLSEDLSDDVVVFECPNGHTEYETVERRHNTPTHECSECSESAAVEEREDVVEHLMEIADQRGTDTKFISTDFEKGDQLLNAFGGIAGILRYETGV, via the coding sequence ATGGCCGTCGACGACACCGCCAGCGAGACCACATTCGTGGCAGGCCTACACAGTCAACAGGTACTTACACGGGTTGGGACCTACTTTACGGTAATGAGCACTGACGCCGACCAGGGGAGTGAGGACCGGCGGAAGTACGAGTTCCGAAAGGTGTTAGAGGAGCTCCAGAACTTCGAGGGCTCCGGCACCCAGCTGGTCACCATCTACATCCCCGAAGACAGACTGGTCTCTGACGTGGTCGCCCACGTCACGCAGGAACACTCCGAAGCGGCCAACATCAAATCAAAGCAGACCCGGACGAACGTGCAGGACGCCCTGACGAGCATCAAGGACCGCCTGCGCTACTACGACACCAAACCGCCCGATAACGGAATGGTCATCTTCTCGGGGGCGATCAACGCTGGCGGCGGGCAGACCGAGATGATCACGCGGACGCTCGAGTCCCCGCCAAACCCCGTGGAGTCGTTCCGCTACCACTGCGACTCGGATTTCCTGATCGAGCCGCTGGAGCACATGATGGCCGACGCGGGGCTGTATGGCCTCATCGTCCTCGACCGCCGGGAGGCGAACGTCGGCTGGCTCAAAGGCAAGCGCGTCGAGCCTGTCAAGTCAGCCTCCTCGCTGGTCCCCGGGAAACAGCGCAAAGGGGGTCAGTCCGCCCAGCGGTTCGCCCGCCTGCGTCTCGAGGCCATCGACAACTTCTATCAAGAGATCGCGGAGATGGCCGACGACCTGTTCGTCCCCAAACGCCACGAACTCGACGGCATCCTCATCGGCGGCCCCTCGCCGACCAAAGACGAGTTCATCGACGGCGACTACCTCCACCACGAGCTCCAGGACAAGGTGCTCGGGAAGTTCGACGTCTCCTACACCGACGAGTCCGGCCTCTACGACCTGGTCGACGCCGGGCAGGAGGCGCTGGCCGACCAAGAACTGGTCGATGACAAAAACCAGATGGAGGAGTTCTTCAAGAACCTCCACACCGGCGGCGAGGCCACCTACGGCCTCGGGCCCACGCGGGAGAACCTCATCATGGGCTCAGTCGACCGGCTGCTGCTCTCGGAGGACCTCTCCGACGACGTGGTCGTGTTCGAGTGCCCCAACGGCCACACGGAGTACGAAACCGTCGAGCGCCGGCACAACACACCGACCCACGAGTGCTCGGAGTGCAGTGAGTCAGCGGCGGTCGAGGAGCGAGAGGACGTGGTCGAGCATCTAATGGAGATCGCCGACCAGCGCGGCACCGACACGAAGTTCATCAGCACCGACTTCGAGAAGGGCGACCAGCTGCTCAACGCGTTCGGCGGTATCGCCGGCATCCTGCGGTACGAGACCGGCGTCTAA